In Mixta intestinalis, the following are encoded in one genomic region:
- the cysT gene encoding sulfate/thiosulfate ABC transporter permease CysT: MFAASSKRVLPGFGISLGSSLFFTCLILLLPLSALLMQLAQMSLAQYWEVITNPQVVAAYKVTLLAAGVASVFNAVFGMLMAWILTRYRFPGRSLLDGLMDLPFALPTAVAGLTLAGLFSVNGWYGQWLAQFDIKVSYTWLGIAVAMAFTSIPFVVRTVQPVLEELGPEYEEAAQTLGATPWQSFRRVVLPEVAPALLAGTALSFTRSLGEFGAVIFIAGNIAWKTEVTSLMIFIRLQEFDYPAASAIASVILAASLLLLFGINTLQSRFGRRLGGH, from the coding sequence ATGTTTGCTGCAAGTAGTAAGCGCGTACTTCCAGGATTCGGCATCAGCCTTGGCAGCAGCCTGTTTTTTACCTGTCTGATTCTGCTGCTGCCGCTGAGCGCCCTGTTAATGCAGCTGGCGCAGATGTCGCTGGCGCAGTATTGGGAAGTGATTACTAACCCACAGGTGGTGGCCGCCTATAAGGTCACGCTGCTTGCGGCAGGTGTCGCTTCCGTTTTCAACGCCGTATTCGGCATGTTGATGGCCTGGATTCTGACGCGCTATCGCTTTCCAGGACGCAGCCTGCTCGACGGACTGATGGATTTACCTTTCGCGCTGCCGACGGCGGTAGCCGGTTTGACGCTGGCGGGCCTGTTTTCGGTTAACGGCTGGTACGGTCAGTGGCTGGCGCAGTTTGATATCAAAGTTTCCTATACCTGGCTCGGCATTGCGGTGGCGATGGCTTTTACCAGTATTCCCTTTGTGGTGCGTACCGTTCAGCCGGTGCTGGAGGAGCTGGGACCAGAATATGAAGAGGCGGCGCAAACCCTGGGTGCTACGCCATGGCAGAGTTTTCGTCGCGTAGTGCTGCCGGAAGTCGCACCTGCGCTGCTGGCGGGAACGGCGCTTTCGTTTACCCGTAGCCTGGGTGAGTTTGGCGCGGTTATTTTTATCGCCGGTAATATTGCCTGGAAGACGGAGGTCACCTCGCTGATGATTTTTATCCGTTTGCAGGAATTTGATTACCCAGCCGCCAGCGCTATCGCGTCAGTCATACTTGCCGCCTCGCTGCTGCTGCTGTTTGGTATTAACACCTTACAAAGCCGCTTCGGGCGTCGTCTGGGAGGTCACTGA
- a CDS encoding sulfate ABC transporter substrate-binding protein, with product MTFSVTKRFLSGTALCLLLTASAQATELLNSSYDVSRELFTALNAPFIKQWDETHPGDKLTLRQSHAGSSKQALAILQGLKADVVTYNQVTDVQILHDRGRLLPADWQTRLPNNSSPFYSTMAFLVRKGNPKQIHSWNDLVRSDVKLIFPNPKTSGNGRYTWLAAWGAAELANHGDRAKTEQFMQRFVKNVEVFDTGGRGATTTFVERGLGDVLISFESEVNNIRQQYASQGYEVVVPDVDILAEFPVAWLDKNVQQNHSEEAAKAYLNYLYTPTAQKIMTQFYYRVSNPQLMAQATFPQTELFRVEDRFGSWEQVMKIHFASGGELDKLLAAGRG from the coding sequence ATGACATTTTCCGTAACGAAAAGGTTTCTCAGTGGTACAGCGCTCTGCTTGCTGTTAACCGCCAGCGCGCAGGCGACCGAGCTGCTTAACAGCTCCTATGACGTATCGCGTGAACTCTTTACCGCGCTGAATGCCCCTTTCATTAAACAGTGGGATGAAACGCATCCTGGCGACAAGCTCACTCTGCGTCAGTCTCATGCCGGTTCGTCAAAGCAGGCGTTAGCGATTCTTCAGGGTTTGAAGGCTGATGTGGTGACCTACAACCAGGTTACCGATGTCCAGATTCTGCACGATCGCGGCAGGCTGCTGCCTGCTGATTGGCAAACGCGCCTGCCAAACAACAGTTCGCCTTTCTACTCCACTATGGCTTTCCTGGTGCGCAAAGGTAATCCGAAACAGATCCACAGCTGGAACGATCTGGTGCGCAGCGATGTAAAACTGATATTCCCGAATCCTAAAACCTCTGGTAACGGGCGTTATACCTGGCTGGCGGCATGGGGCGCGGCGGAGCTGGCGAATCACGGCGATCGTGCCAAAACCGAACAGTTTATGCAGCGGTTTGTGAAGAACGTTGAGGTTTTCGATACCGGCGGGCGCGGCGCGACCACTACCTTTGTTGAGCGTGGGTTAGGTGACGTGCTGATCAGCTTCGAATCGGAAGTAAATAACATCCGCCAGCAGTACGCCAGCCAGGGTTATGAAGTGGTGGTGCCCGATGTGGATATTCTGGCTGAGTTCCCGGTGGCGTGGCTGGATAAAAACGTACAGCAAAATCATAGCGAAGAGGCGGCGAAAGCCTATCTCAACTATCTCTACACGCCGACGGCGCAAAAAATTATGACGCAATTTTATTATCGGGTAAGCAACCCGCAGCTGATGGCGCAGGCGACATTCCCGCAAACTGAACTGTTTCGTGTTGAAGATCGCTTTGGCAGTTGGGAGCAGGTGATGAAAATCCACTTCGCCAGCGGCGGTGAGCTGGATAAGCTGTTAGCGGCGGGGCGTGGCTAA
- a CDS encoding Dyp-type peroxidase, translating into MSQHQSGILTEHSRFAIWLEATVHGDLQQVRQGVNDFYQQLTALQQRYADAELGAVIAFGNALWRDLAPKGSAPELKDFQPLGKNMAPATQRDLLIHIQSQRHDVNFSLAQAALAAFGAALHIEEETHGFRWTEDRDLSGFVDGTENPQGEKRQQVAIIANGVDAGGSYIFTQRWEHNLSQLNRLPVAKQEQMIGRTKLSNEELEGDARPDTSHLSRVDLKENGQGLKILRQSLPYGTASGTNGLYFIAYCATLYNIEQQLLSMFGERDGKYDAMLRFTKPVSGAWWFAPSIETLLAL; encoded by the coding sequence ATGTCTCAGCATCAGAGCGGCATCCTGACCGAACACAGCCGCTTTGCCATCTGGCTGGAAGCCACCGTCCACGGCGATCTGCAACAGGTGCGCCAGGGCGTCAACGATTTTTATCAACAGTTAACCGCACTGCAACAGCGCTATGCCGATGCTGAACTGGGCGCGGTGATTGCCTTCGGCAACGCGCTGTGGCGTGACCTGGCACCGAAAGGAAGCGCGCCGGAACTGAAGGATTTTCAGCCGCTGGGAAAAAATATGGCACCCGCTACCCAGCGCGATCTGTTGATTCATATTCAATCTCAGCGTCATGACGTCAACTTCTCATTGGCACAGGCGGCGCTGGCTGCTTTTGGTGCGGCGCTGCATATTGAAGAAGAGACGCACGGGTTCCGCTGGACGGAAGATCGCGATCTTTCCGGCTTTGTGGACGGCACAGAAAATCCGCAGGGCGAAAAACGTCAGCAGGTGGCAATTATCGCTAATGGCGTGGATGCAGGCGGCAGCTATATCTTCACCCAGCGCTGGGAGCATAATCTGTCGCAGCTGAACCGCCTGCCGGTGGCGAAGCAGGAGCAGATGATCGGGCGTACCAAGCTAAGCAATGAGGAGCTGGAGGGCGATGCGCGTCCTGATACCTCGCATCTCAGCCGGGTCGATCTGAAAGAGAACGGACAGGGGCTGAAAATCCTGCGTCAGAGCCTGCCTTACGGCACCGCCAGCGGTACCAATGGGCTCTACTTTATCGCTTACTGTGCCACGCTGTATAATATTGAACAGCAGTTGCTGAGCATGTTTGGTGAACGCGATGGTAAATATGATGCCATGTTGCGCTTTACCAAACCGGTTAGCGGCGCATGGTGGTTTGCCCCTTCCATTGAGACGCTGTTAGCGCTGTAA
- a CDS encoding RpoE-regulated lipoprotein — protein sequence MKSVRSALIVATLLLVSCASSGSHHSEASWWNPLDWSWSTLWPGNWFGASLTVTEQGVGAVNGETPLQESAISEALNGDYRLRQGMRSEQGSIVSFWQALKDDEVRLILSGKESVSRIEISDPDIASADGTRIGDAFSKRYQKAFGHCQPVVNEASVLCQAPDSQHISYLYQGKWAGPQGLIPPDDVLQSWRVSKIIWQR from the coding sequence ATGAAATCAGTACGATCGGCATTGATTGTCGCTACCTTATTACTGGTAAGCTGCGCCAGTAGCGGCTCACACCATAGCGAAGCCAGCTGGTGGAATCCGCTTGACTGGTCTTGGTCTACCCTGTGGCCGGGCAACTGGTTTGGCGCTTCGTTAACGGTTACCGAGCAGGGCGTTGGCGCGGTTAACGGCGAAACGCCGTTGCAGGAAAGCGCTATCAGCGAAGCGCTGAACGGCGATTATCGGTTGCGGCAGGGGATGCGCAGCGAGCAGGGCAGCATCGTCAGCTTCTGGCAGGCACTGAAAGATGATGAAGTCAGGCTGATCCTGAGCGGTAAAGAGAGTGTCAGCCGCATTGAGATTAGCGATCCGGATATTGCCAGCGCCGACGGCACGCGTATCGGCGATGCGTTCAGCAAACGCTATCAAAAAGCCTTTGGGCACTGTCAGCCCGTAGTGAATGAAGCTTCAGTGCTGTGTCAGGCACCCGACAGCCAACACATCAGCTATCTCTATCAGGGGAAATGGGCCGGTCCGCAGGGGTTGATTCCGCCGGATGACGTATTACAGAGCTGGCGCGTCAGTAAAATTATCTGGCAGCGTTAA
- a CDS encoding DUF2919 domain-containing protein, producing MLPFSPDDYDGKGQLRLPLAFWAILLLQARTWVLFVMAGASRQQGNALLSLFYPDSGAFWLGLGLGVPAALGLLLTGYRQRLPRLWQSWRWVLCASLLLSVALMVWQSWQEGDLATPALWLPACFDLLALCWLLLSQRLKACFDADLNRPE from the coding sequence ATGTTACCTTTCTCTCCGGATGATTATGACGGTAAAGGCCAGCTGCGTTTGCCGCTGGCCTTTTGGGCGATTCTGCTATTGCAGGCGCGCACCTGGGTGCTGTTTGTGATGGCTGGCGCATCGCGTCAACAGGGTAATGCGCTGCTGTCGCTCTTCTATCCCGATAGCGGCGCTTTCTGGCTGGGGCTGGGGCTCGGCGTACCGGCGGCGCTTGGGCTATTGCTGACCGGCTATCGTCAGCGGCTGCCGCGACTTTGGCAAAGCTGGCGCTGGGTATTGTGCGCCAGCCTGCTGCTGAGCGTGGCGCTGATGGTTTGGCAAAGCTGGCAGGAAGGCGATCTTGCTACGCCAGCGCTGTGGCTGCCCGCCTGCTTTGACCTGCTGGCGCTCTGCTGGCTGCTGCTCAGCCAGCGGCTGAAAGCCTGCTTTGATGCGGATTTGAACCGTCCAGAATAA
- a CDS encoding GNAT family acetyltransferase — MEIRAFRQEDFEEVITLWERCDLLRPWNDPEMDIERKLNHDPDLFLVAVVGGEIVGTLMGGYDGHRGSVYYLGVHPDYRGRGFANALLNRLEKKLIARGCPKINLIVREENDAVIGFYEKLDYDMQDVVCLGKRIIEDREY, encoded by the coding sequence ATGGAAATCCGCGCATTCCGCCAGGAAGACTTTGAAGAAGTCATTACGCTTTGGGAACGGTGCGATCTGCTACGGCCGTGGAACGATCCGGAAATGGATATCGAGCGTAAGCTAAATCACGATCCCGATCTGTTTCTGGTTGCGGTCGTTGGTGGCGAAATTGTTGGTACCCTGATGGGCGGTTACGATGGCCATCGTGGTTCGGTTTACTATCTGGGCGTTCATCCCGACTACCGCGGGCGCGGCTTTGCCAACGCACTGCTGAATCGTCTGGAGAAAAAACTGATCGCGCGCGGCTGCCCGAAAATCAACCTGATCGTACGCGAAGAGAACGATGCGGTTATCGGTTTTTACGAGAAGCTGGATTACGATATGCAGGATGTGGTCTGCCTTGGCAAACGTATAATTGAAGATCGTGAATATTAA
- the hemF gene encoding oxygen-dependent coproporphyrinogen oxidase → MSAPNIEQVKAFLLTLQDKICQQLTLADGVGQFQEDSWTRPGGGGGRSRVLRQGAVFEQAGVNFSHVHGDQMPASATAHRPELAGRSFEAMGVSLVIHPENPYIPTSHANVRFFIAEKPDADPVWWFGGGFDLTPYYGFEEDAVHWHQTAFDLCQPFGADRYPRYKKWCDDYFFLKHRNEQRGIGGLFFDDLNAPDFATCFAFTRAVGEGFLDGYLPIVARRKGTPWGERERQFQLYRRGRYVEFNLVWDRGTLFGLQTGGRTESILMSMPPLVRWEYDYQPQPDSPEAALYRDFLPVKDWLANNT, encoded by the coding sequence ATGAGTGCTCCCAATATTGAGCAGGTAAAAGCCTTCCTGCTGACGTTACAGGACAAGATATGTCAGCAACTGACGCTGGCGGATGGCGTCGGGCAGTTTCAGGAAGATAGCTGGACACGACCCGGCGGCGGTGGCGGTCGTAGCCGGGTGTTGCGTCAGGGCGCAGTCTTTGAGCAGGCCGGGGTAAACTTTTCCCACGTCCACGGTGACCAGATGCCGGCTTCCGCTACCGCACACCGGCCTGAACTGGCGGGGCGCAGCTTTGAAGCGATGGGCGTTTCACTGGTGATTCATCCGGAAAATCCCTATATCCCGACCAGCCACGCCAACGTACGATTTTTTATTGCTGAAAAGCCGGACGCCGATCCGGTCTGGTGGTTCGGCGGCGGTTTCGATCTCACGCCCTATTACGGCTTTGAGGAGGATGCGGTGCACTGGCATCAGACCGCTTTCGATCTCTGCCAGCCGTTTGGTGCCGATCGCTATCCTCGCTACAAGAAATGGTGCGATGATTACTTCTTTCTGAAGCACCGCAACGAACAGCGCGGCATCGGCGGCCTGTTTTTCGACGATTTGAATGCCCCCGATTTCGCCACATGCTTCGCCTTTACCCGCGCGGTTGGCGAAGGCTTCCTCGACGGCTACCTGCCGATTGTTGCACGCCGTAAAGGTACGCCGTGGGGCGAGCGCGAACGTCAGTTCCAGCTCTATCGTCGCGGGCGCTATGTAGAATTTAATCTGGTCTGGGATCGCGGCACGCTGTTTGGCCTGCAAACCGGTGGACGTACCGAATCTATCCTGATGTCGATGCCGCCGCTGGTGCGCTGGGAATATGATTATCAGCCACAGCCGGATTCACCGGAGGCCGCGCTCTACCGCGATTTCCTGCCGGTTAAAGACTGGCTGGCAAATAATACCTGA
- the maeB gene encoding NADP-dependent oxaloacetate-decarboxylating malate dehydrogenase: MDDQLKQSALDFHQFPQPGKIQVSPTKPLATQRDLALAYSPGVAAPCLEIAEDPLAAHKYTARGNLVAVISNGTAVLGLGNIGALAGKPVMEGKGVLFKKFAGIDVFDIEIDELDPDRLINVIAALEPTFGGINLEDIKAPECFYIEKALRERMKIPVFHDDQHGTAIICTAAVLNGLRIVKKNISDVRLVVSGAGASAIACMNLLVELGMERRNIIVCDSKGVIYQGREAQMVETKAAYAIEDNGMRRLEEAIVDADIFLGCSGPQVLTQEMVKRMAPDPLILALANPEPEILPPLAKAVRPDAIICTGRSDYPNQVNNVLCFPFIFRGALDVGATAINEQMKLAAVHAIAELALAEQSDVVASAYGEEELSFGRDYLIPKPFDPRLIVKIAPAVAKAAMESGVATRPIKDFDAYREKLTEFVYKTNLFMKPVFAQARKDPQRVVLAEGEEARVLHATQELVSLGLAKPILIGRPNVIAMRLQKLGLKIEAGKDFEVVNNESDPRFKAYWNEYYQMMKRRGVSPEQAQRTVIGNPTLIAAIMLHRAEADAMICGTIGNYQEHYDIIEQVLGFRQGINVAGAMNALMLPSGNTFIADTYVNEDPTPEQLAELTLMAAETVRRFGIEPKVALLSHSSFGSSDAPAARKMRETLARVQALDPTLEIDGEMHGDAALDESVRRDLMPDSPLKGSANVLIMPNVEAARISYNLLRVSSSEGVTVGPVLMGIAKPAHVLTPISSVRRIVNMVALAVVEAQTQPL; encoded by the coding sequence AGGAAAAATTCAGGTCTCTCCCACCAAGCCGTTAGCAACGCAGCGCGATCTGGCGCTGGCCTATTCGCCGGGCGTGGCGGCACCCTGTCTGGAGATTGCCGAAGATCCGCTTGCCGCGCATAAATATACCGCGCGCGGCAATCTGGTCGCGGTGATTTCCAACGGGACAGCGGTATTAGGGCTGGGAAATATCGGCGCGCTGGCCGGGAAACCGGTGATGGAAGGTAAAGGTGTACTGTTCAAAAAGTTCGCCGGAATTGATGTGTTCGATATTGAAATTGATGAGCTGGATCCGGATCGGTTGATTAACGTTATTGCCGCGCTGGAGCCGACCTTCGGCGGCATTAATCTGGAGGATATTAAGGCACCGGAATGTTTCTATATTGAAAAAGCGCTGCGCGAGCGCATGAAAATCCCGGTGTTCCATGACGATCAGCACGGCACCGCGATTATCTGTACGGCGGCGGTACTCAACGGGCTGCGCATCGTAAAGAAAAACATTTCCGACGTGCGGCTGGTGGTTTCCGGCGCGGGCGCATCCGCTATCGCCTGTATGAACCTCCTGGTCGAACTGGGGATGGAGCGCCGTAATATTATCGTCTGTGATTCAAAAGGGGTAATTTACCAGGGGCGCGAGGCGCAGATGGTGGAAACTAAAGCCGCCTATGCCATTGAGGATAACGGTATGCGTCGGCTGGAGGAGGCGATCGTCGATGCGGATATTTTCCTCGGCTGCTCCGGGCCGCAGGTGCTGACGCAGGAGATGGTAAAGCGTATGGCACCGGACCCGCTGATCCTCGCGCTGGCAAATCCTGAACCAGAAATTCTGCCGCCGCTGGCAAAAGCGGTGCGCCCCGATGCGATTATCTGCACCGGACGTTCGGACTATCCCAACCAGGTTAATAATGTACTCTGCTTCCCGTTCATTTTTCGCGGCGCGCTGGATGTGGGCGCGACGGCGATTAACGAGCAGATGAAGCTGGCGGCGGTACATGCCATCGCCGAGCTGGCGCTGGCGGAGCAGAGTGACGTTGTGGCATCGGCCTATGGCGAAGAAGAGCTGTCGTTCGGGCGCGACTACTTAATACCCAAGCCTTTCGATCCGCGCCTGATCGTGAAAATTGCGCCAGCGGTAGCGAAAGCGGCAATGGAATCGGGTGTGGCAACCCGGCCAATCAAGGATTTTGACGCCTACCGCGAGAAGCTGACCGAATTTGTTTATAAAACTAATCTCTTTATGAAGCCCGTTTTTGCTCAGGCGCGTAAAGATCCACAGCGGGTAGTGCTGGCAGAAGGGGAAGAGGCGCGGGTACTGCATGCCACGCAGGAGCTGGTGTCGCTGGGCCTGGCGAAGCCAATCTTGATCGGGCGCCCTAATGTGATCGCCATGCGCTTACAGAAGCTGGGGCTGAAAATCGAAGCCGGGAAAGATTTCGAGGTGGTAAATAACGAATCCGATCCACGCTTTAAAGCCTACTGGAATGAGTATTACCAGATGATGAAGCGGCGCGGTGTATCGCCGGAGCAGGCGCAGCGCACGGTGATCGGTAACCCGACGCTGATCGCCGCCATTATGTTACATCGCGCAGAGGCGGATGCGATGATTTGCGGCACGATAGGCAATTATCAGGAGCACTACGATATCATTGAGCAGGTGCTCGGCTTCCGTCAGGGAATCAACGTGGCGGGCGCGATGAATGCATTGATGCTGCCGAGCGGCAACACCTTTATCGCCGATACCTATGTCAATGAAGATCCCACGCCGGAGCAGCTGGCGGAGCTGACGCTGATGGCGGCGGAAACGGTACGGCGCTTTGGTATCGAGCCAAAAGTGGCGCTGCTCTCTCATTCCAGTTTCGGTTCTTCCGATGCGCCGGCGGCGCGCAAAATGCGTGAAACCCTGGCGCGGGTACAGGCGTTGGATCCGACGCTGGAAATCGACGGCGAAATGCATGGCGATGCCGCGCTGGATGAAAGTGTGCGCCGGGATCTGATGCCCGACAGCCCGCTAAAAGGCTCCGCAAATGTGCTGATTATGCCGAACGTGGAGGCGGCGCGAATCAGTTATAACCTGCTGCGTGTCTCCAGCTCAGAAGGGGTAACCGTGGGGCCGGTACTGATGGGCATCGCCAAACCGGCACATGTGCTGACGCCGATCTCATCGGTACGCCGCATCGTTAATATGGTGGCGCTGGCGGTAGTGGAGGCGCAAACCCAGCCGCTGTAG